Genomic window (Drosophila sulfurigaster albostrigata strain 15112-1811.04 chromosome 2R, ASM2355843v2, whole genome shotgun sequence):
CATTCAGTACATGACTGCGTAATACTCTTTGAGTGGTAGAAAAGGAGTTTAAGGCTTATACGTTATAACTTAAAGATGTGAACATGGTTCACAAATTTAAGGAGAACACTTTTAAAGTCAAGTTACAAAGTGGTATAATACAAACAACATGAGTATGTATTGATGTATTCCTTAAGTCTTGTTAATACCTCATAAAATATGTGAAACTTCCTTTAATCTCAAAAAATCATAATGTGAAAACACAAtgcgtaaatttaaaaataaatgattaaaacATAATGGCAAAATATATTCTCATTTATTGTTATGTATTTcatgtaaatgaaaaatgtatttacatttatttttaatagaaatacagtagaaatattttgaattaatgtaaatataaaataatgaaatggtATGAATTGaatgacaacagcaaagtTTTAGTAATGCAATCGGgtattagttgctttggctgacaatctggtatattttcacctctatggtatattttgaatgtagtaatatGTCAGTATAccaacctttggtatatttttagtacttttgaggtatacaaatttattataccatttatatatattggtatattttttataattttgcggtttattaatttgttatacttAAGAATAATTCTGCACTGCTTTGCTCATTATacgttttgtatatttttagtattattgtggtatataatattatttagtgtattttaagaacaatacGGCACTGTTGttgactgcagctttcttacttctgTACAAAAAGTTGtaggaaaatttaaatacaaaaaactgaaatgaaataaatattttactttaaaagaaaattacttGTATTtcatcttaaataaatattttatttaaaaagaaaattacttGTATTTCATCTTAGAAATATTAATCGCTGGAGTGACTTAAAAATACATAGTAACTTTTGCCTGttttataatatgtttttaggttataaaaacaaagtattaTATGTTAGACTTCCGCTTATTGAATACTCTATTATTCTGCACAGCCCATAAATCGAGCGTCAGTACAGCGATGACTGGTAAAAATAAACTGCCCAGCAGCTAGAGTACAGTCTGCACTTCTTTGTGCGACACGAGAGCAATGTCTGCacacttgaaatatttttcaactaTTTGCTTTAcgactttttattttgtagttgaAGTCAGTTATCAGCTTGGAGCAAAGGGTGTCCGCACTTTTACCCACAGGTCGAAGGCGACACAAAGGGACAAAGCGAGGCTGAGGTCTATGAATGGAGAGCACTATGAGAAATTGCCCCAAtagcccacacacacacacacgcacacacacatccatatatattaatttaatgcccgacacacacacacacacacaataagaGACTGCATGTGGCGCGTTTTCGCACTTGGCGAGTGGTTTCGCTGTCAGCGgccattatttttaatagactgcaaagaaaaagttttcagttttccaCTTCATTGACTGCGAATCGGGGCAAGAAAaaggcgcagcagcagcagtcgaagaGTTCGCCACATTTTCCCCCTCCCTCCTCACTCGGTTCCACTTTTGGCAGCTGAAATTAAGtgcgccaaaaagtatgctgtGCAGCGACTGATAAgcagcactcacacacacacagtgacacACTCAGAGTGTGGCATAAAGTCATACACATAAATTCCCATTGACCAAAAATTTGCTGCAGCTTTTCGCTCTCTGTTCTCTGCTTGCAGCATTCGCGATGCAAATTTTTGTCGCTCTGCGCGACAAACTCATGAATTATCAAATTCAAAGCGCATTCAATGCATAGCAGCGTGCAAATAACTTTTCTATCCAACTGCTTTTAtcgcaaattataaataaatattgcgcGACAAGCCAGAAATTCCCCTGATCACAGTTTGAGAGAGTTCCCTATGCTAGCATGGGACACTCGCTTTATAATCGACTAAAAATCAATCAGTCACTTGCCTGATATTCGCATGCATATGAATATCTGACATTTGTCTACCGTTTTTATCGTTTGCCGTTGTCAGCGACATTTGGCCAAATCAAATATTCAGCTTTAGTATTTTGGCAGCTATtcgtggcatgtggcatgctgTCTGTTGTTCGTTGtctgctgtgtgctgtgtgctgtgcgcTGGGGCAGGTTCAGTTACTTCTGTTGCCCCGGCAACAGCTTCATTTCGCCAGCTGCTGACCTCAACAATCGCCAGGGAAGTTGTGCCAAAAAAGGGGACACAGAACAAGCACAAATGTTGGCATGTGAAATTGCTTTCTGTTCTTTCTGCTCTTTCTTCAATTCTCCGAGTCGCTAGTTTCCTTAAAACgggttttataaattttgagaGCTTTTCTGGATCTCTTCTGCGCAGTATGTTTTTGAAGtctatttgcatatttctttgGTACTCTCTTCTAGTTTTTTAGTCTTCCAAATCAACTCTAATATTTAACCCATTTAGTACCATTTCTTCTTTACTACTAGTGTACTTTTGTGATGTTATATTGCTCTACATTTTAGTCTTAGAATTTTCTTTACTTTCATCTACTTAGACACATAAATAATCTAATATCCATTTCTTGAGGTTCGATAAACCAACTATTGCAAAGTATTAAATTTCTCTACTTAGCCAGCTCGCCAAAGgcaattatttaagaaatacttttgtatggtgAAAAACgctttatattttgcactctatggtatatattgatataccgaaaaacatattaacacaataataaccttttatatatttcagtatttttgagggatattaattcagtatattttttgaaataataccgcactcttttgcttttacttgaAATTCATTTGGGTATCTCGCATTCAAGAACACACGACTGTagctttagtatttttgcggtatattatttggtatatttttagaataataccgcaccgttttgattttataataaatggTTAGCGAGTATCTTTATCTTacttgtttggtatattatttggtatattttaagattaatgcTGCAATGCGGTTATCTCGCAGTGAAGCACACTCTATTGTAGCTTCTTTAAACTATTCTAGGTTCCACATCGACAATTTCCTCTCATTCAGCTGAACTTTTATTCTTTCTCTattgtatttctatttatattctatattcattttatCTCCTCGCAGATAACAAAGCAGAATATGGAACTGACTTCAGTTCAATTCCCGTTGGgtacaatttgttttaatcaCATTTTTTTAGCTagcctcttttttttatttattaccaACACCTTTCAAATTGAACCTAATATATTCCAACACTTTACACTCAACCCTCTCTTTATGAGTTCTCACCTACCTTTGCTGACATTTATCATAGACCTTTTTGTCTTTGCCTACAGGGTATATAAATAACATGTTTAGCGCTCTCCATAAATATAAGttgtaaaagcaaaaaacccCCGCCAGTTGCGCCCATgcatcaaacacacacacacacacccagacaccctcacacacacacacacggagtaacattttgcatatttggaACATAACCAGCCGCACTTATGTTGCATGCTTCACTTTGACCAGTGTAAATAaccaaaaattttatattgcgACCCGTAACCACGACACCGTGACGACAGACGGCATCTGCCAAAGCAGCGACCAAAGAGctgagaagagagagagggggagataGAAGGTAGAGGGAAGGTTGTGGCAAGCTAAGGGTAGGTGCCAAAAGCCTGGCAGCCTGGCAGAAGGACTCGGGTGTCCACTAACCGACGATGTCGCGGCACAGCGCATGATGTTGACGGCGTTGGTGACTGTGTcagtgtgtaagtgtgtgtgtgtgtgtgcgtgtgaataTGTCAgtgtgttgttgtctgtgGCCGGCGAGTGATAGACGCTACCATTAATTCACATTCAGGTGCCGCACGCTTGGCTGCCCAACTTTGCTCCAGCAAAATATATACCTAagggtgagtgtgtgtgtgtgtataagtgtgtgtggcaacgaCATGTGTTCTCACACATAGCTAAAGCGAGGGAATGGAGAGGGAGAAGCTGCGGTCGCTCGTGCAGGCAAATCTCGTGCAATGCATGACAAATGCCTCCCtctaaaaaaaaggaaaaagaagaaagactTTTTTAAACAACGTCGACCCACTTTGGCGATGGGGTCGTGTAATTAGTGTGGCTCCTACTTGGACATGGATAATTCATGATGCGCAAAATCGAAAGTTAGTCGAGCACAGCTCGCAATGCCAGGCACATTGTGagtggccaaaagcaaaatcaataaaGGCAGGTCGCAAAGTTCTCGACTCTCGACTGGGGCCAATGCCAAGCAACCactaaatatcaaaaaaacaGAGCTAAGAAATAAGGTAGCCATGACAACGCGACTCAATAAACAAATGGTaaatacactcgcacacacgtggtaacacacacacagacgcacacacagtCGCACTTAATGCGGCTATTCAAATAAAGTTGCTTTAAAAATAGCTCACATTGTCGCATTCGCAATCGCATTTATTGTATTCGGTGCTCGGCTGTTCGCTGGCACACGCAAACTGTGTCAATACAAAAGTACACCACCAACTGCAGTTGGCTACTGACAGTTGCTGCACGAGCACCACACACAGGACAAACAGGAAAAAGGACTCTGCCTGCCAGGACTGAACGAGGACTCACTGGAGAGAGAGTGTGCCATCAAAGTTACCGCCACACTTGGAGAGATGTTTCCACAGGCTGAGCTGGAGAACTACAAGCTGCAGGTGGAGCTGCTGCAGGAGAAATTGCAGCGCAGGTTAGTCCAATTATTCAGCTAATTAAACTGGGTAAATACTTAAATGAATTAGGAGCAGCGAGCTTAGGCGACTAACAGTTACTCTGTAGTTAGGTAGAGTATTAGGAAATTTGTTTAGAATAgccaaattttgcatttaatgctATAGTTAGTTCagtaaatatgttttattcttttaaatcaCTTTTCTTTATAGACCAGCAAATACCCTGTACTTAGTTTAAGCATTGTAAactcaaatattatttaatttattgtttagtaaatatttatttagtttgtacAAAAGAAACTAATATTAGTTCATTCGCAATTcttgaaaatactaaataaatactaaaagttaTATAATATCCtgtttttaatatgtatgatttaatttaatgcttattaaaaatgtatttctggAAAGGTAACTAGTATTGTTTCATTCAAATTACctgaaaatactacaaaaaatactaaacaaatacTGTACTTGCTttcatattgtattatatcatattattattaaaaatatttgtttatttcaaagGTAACTAGAATTTAGTTTTACctgaaaatactgaaaatactaaataaataccaaaagaaatacattatTCTCTCTTTGCTAACTTATtatatcatttaatattatattattattataaatattaatttatttgtttcaaaAGTAACTAGTATTACTTCATCCAAATTatccgaaaatactaaataaatactataagtaatatattataCCGTGCTTGCTatcttattattttactttagctttatttaaatattgattcaattattcataatttaataataaaaaaaaaataaatcttaatttatattttgtataatattacaCTAAATTCAAGCAAGATTTGCAGTAAACTCAAACTTTTATTGTGTAACGCCTATTTATAGTAATTCCTTCTAAATGCAACCTTAAGTgcatgtacataaatatttgaattaggTAGTAAAATACTATTTGAATAATGCGGCAGCAAATTGAGTAATCACTATACTAGAGAAAGCTACTTACGTGGATGACAAATACTTCCGCATgcatgtaaatataaatacacatttataaGCAAGCAATCAACCACGAAAAGGCCAATAATAGTCACTGTAATTGCCATCAATCGATTGAGTGGAGGTAAGAAACCCTCACCAAGTAAAAGACTATTATAATATAGACTAAAGTAAAGGGTAAAGAAATAACTTGCATTAGAGGAACATTAGCGtaatataatagaataaaatgtTGAGGAATGAGAAGTACAGACTGCGCTTTTGACTATTGCATAATTCAAGAGTGAAATGAATGACAATGTCTGGTATTATTTTAACCATCTttgcattaataattaaagtttataagtgcacttaaatattattaattttgagtAAGTGTGCGGAAGGAAATTGCTCATCTCATTAAAGTGTCTTTTACCTGTCTGCGTTTTTTTATGGCACaatgtctccctctctctctctcactcttttcCCCTCTTCTGAACAGCGAGGACAATCGCCAGCAGCTGGAGCACAAGCTGGATAAAGTCTTACAAAAGCGCAGCGAGTTGTAAGTAGCTTTTACTTTTGCGTAAGGCAAGCATTCATCTACCCAACTCTCTCTCATCCATTCAACCATGCTTTTCATCCATCCATCTGGTATCCCTTAGTGATAAGTGCGTGCGGCAGAAGAGCAGACAAAAGTACCAAGAATTTCTGGAGGAGCAGGCGAAACGCAATGAGCGCAACAAAAAGCTAGTTCAGATGCTGGAGCGCATTGATGAGCAGACGGCAGCAATGTCGCAGCGCAGCGAGCGACTCAAAATGATGAAGGTGAGACCCAACTTCGGCATCTTTAATCAATGTCGATGATGTCGAACTCGgtctctctcttctttctAGTTGCAATACCAAATGTACTTTGCTAAATTGGTGCAGCATCAAACGTTGCGCAGCATTCAacagacaacagcagcaacaacagcaatgccaGTTATGTTGCaaccacaagcagcagcaatatcgaatccaacagcaacaactgctgctgctgctgttggagtTGCGACTTCAGCTGGTCAATTGCTAAATCCAAATCcaacgcagcagcaatggGCGTATCCAGCACAGCCTGGCATGTTATTAGCGCCTCAGTTTACGCCTCAGCCAATGTATATGCCGATGCCAGTGCCAGATCTTTATGGAGGCATGAGTTTGGGCGGTGGCCAGGCATTGGGCACATCCAATCTGTTCGATCTGCGCGCCACGTTGCGTGCCCTGGACAATGAGAATGCCGATTTGCCGGAGCGCATGACacgctcagcagcagcagcaggtgagTATCAAGGAGACAGAGgagcaacaccagcaacatcCACAACGACGACGCCTTGTTCGCCGACAAGAGACAAAAGCGTCGCCAGAGAGCTGAGCAGCACATCGTCAACATCGCTGGCAACATCCTCGTTGACATTTGATAAATTGCCAAAGACGGCAACGCTGACTGAGTTGACTGagacgccagcagcagcagcagcatcatcggtagttgcagctgttgccgaTGACGTTGGGCGACCACAAATGGCAGGGCTACGCAGgggcagccaacaacaacagcagcagcagcagcagcaaatggagCAACATCAGGATGCTTGGCCAAATTCACGCGTGACTAAAGTCGAGCATGAAAAATCGCCAAGTGTCGCTGGCCATAATGAGCcgggccaacaacaacatcagcagcagcagcagcaacacaattTCGAAGCATACTTTGGTGAGCTGAAAATCGATGAGCCCTGGCAGCAGCTACcatccacaacaacagcagcaacaacgagacCGAGAGAAGACAAACTGGAGCTGAACGTGCGTGCAACTGGCAACGGaggtggcaatggcaatgggaaCGGTGTTGGCTTGGTTGGTGGCATCAGCAACGATTTGCTAGACGAAGTCAAAGCCAGCCGAGCAGCTCTGCAGAAGGCAGCGGCTGCGGTTGATGAGCAGCTCGCAAGAGGTAATCAATTGTCgccaacggcaacggcaacgagtAACATCAGCAACAATGAGGCAGCCGCTAAGCCCAGAGTGTCGATTGAGAATATTGAAAATGCCATTTACGGGGAACGTTTGACAGGctcagccacagccacaacaacagcagcagccacagcagcagcagcaacagcagcagcgacagcagcagcaacttcggcagcagcagcagcagcagcagcagtcgtgGCAACACCAACGCTGGGATTATTCGAGAATGCAGAGCAAGAGTTGGATGTggacaacacaacacacgaTGCGGCTCAGATCGATTACGGACAGTATGATGCCATTAGTTATGGAGAGACAGGTGAGCCCAGCTACGCCAGCatcgaacagcagcaacagcaacagttgccgtCGAGCGGAGCCGGAGAGCCGCTTTACAGTGAAATCGGAAATCCCACAGACTATCAGCCATATGCAGCGGATGCAGTGAacggagcagcagcatcagttCAGGAGTTGAACCCAGCAGATGGAGCTGAAGGAGGAGCAGCAACTGCGGGAGGGGAAGCGgagacgcagcagcaacaggagtACTCCAATATGGATTACAGCAACTACGATGCGGCGCAGTATGCAGCTGGCTATGATCCCAATGCCTATCCGGGCTACATATACGACGAGACAACCGGTCAGTATATAGCCGATCCCAATGCAGCGCAGTATGCCCCAGATGGCAGCTATGCCACACAGGACTATGATGCCGGCACAGCCAACTATGATTACTATGGCGAGCAGCCGCAACAGgagcaacaggaacaacagcagcaggaacaacaacagcagcagcaggaagtCGCGTATCCAATGTCCGAGAATAACAGCGAGGGAGgcgagttgctgttgccacaggAAGTGGAGCAGGCAGCAACCACCGCCACAGCGACCCCTGCTGATGGCGTTGATGCAAAAAAGCGAAGCCACTCCCGCACCTCCAGCATCGAAACCTGTCAAACCCACATCGATTCTTGCGACGACAGACAAACAAGCGGCGCCTAATGAtgcgcatcagcagcagtcacagcagcaaccacagcagcaccagcagcagcagcaaccaaagaagaagaagcgcgTTAATTTCGTTGACAGCAGCGAAACGGATGACAGCTCAAGCGCGAAACCAGTCCAGCAggagacgacaacgacaaactCCAACAGCAACCATCCACAAGCTGCAACAGCTTCTCATCCTCCGGGTGGCAGCGAGAGTGACTTCGATTTTTCAACGGGCAGCGAGGCGAAGAATTAGAACAAGCTGCAAAACACTTGAGCTCTAATTTGCTGCCATTTGGGTTAACCAAATCGTTTTCAACAATCCACTGACCATTCACTGTGACCGCATTCAATTTATGGCCACTGCATTTCCTTTCCCTAATTCAATGCGCAATTCGCAATTCgctattttgtgtgtgcataacATATTCAAGCGCAACTTATTAAAGTGTCAACTGTTGAACTCGAATTGCGAATTGAGAGACAGTTTTAGATATGTTACTAATAATGCATAACTTGGtattaaatatagtttaaatTAGTCGCTTTGTTTAATGCACTTTAATTgctactaaaaaaaagaaactaataaatatttcaaggtataaaatatatttgtgaaatttacaaaatgtgGAAGCTCTGTAagacaaaattttaataatgtgtATGAAGAATGTAATGATtaacaaaagttgaaaaatgaaaaataaaagttattaattatgtacgagtatttgtttttctaattttatcACAAATTCTTTAGAATAATtgattatgaaatttaattcatctattcaatataaaatggttcagtatttttttgagtTAACTAGtcgcatatttatttacttccAACCTTTGCAACCCTTTTTAGcttagaataaaatatttcaactatgaaaatatatttgtcgAATTTAGATAGAAAGTTAAAGTTTAGAAgacaaatatttagttaataaaatgtatcAGGTATCTacgattatttattattattattattgtcattCGAATTCTTAAGAAGTATTAAGTATAAGTATTATCCTTCTATACAGATATTTATAGTATGTTTCTTACCTAAACTCTCCTAGTGACTCTTTTTATCTGatgttcaaatatttcaaataagaaAATGCATTTCTGATATATGATTTAAAGTTCAAATTTCataagataaatatttaaaatgaggAAAGTATGAAGAATAAATAGTTTAGTAATAGTTAATTAAAGTTATATACAaggtataaatatttaatttaataattcttaTACACTCAAGAAGACAAAAATTGATGGTGCAATAACTTAACTCTCCTTCTGTACAGCATCATTATATAGCAAGTATTTATTGTACTTACCTAGTCTCATATTTTTTTAGTCCTTGCTGCCCATTTCAGGTCCTCAAGATGTgctacttttattttcattactttATACTCTTCGAAAATATTGAAGATgccataatattatattaatgtttTTCTATAAAGGAGCattataaaatgaaagtaCTACGCTAagctttcttatttattgaacTCTTTTGCGACTCTTTTATATCGTATAAAAGCTGCTCACCAGCTTGAATAGCAACTTGATATTTGCAATGTTCCATTATTTGCCATCTCAGAGAAAACAAGCACTTGTCTGCGCATAAAATGGaaagttgaaatgttttcatttcgaaTCGTTCGCCATACTTCGATTacaatcaaaaattacaatttgcagTGCCAACATGTAATATTGTTAATACTTGACTTTAACAATTTggccgctctctctctctgaggaatataatatatgcatatatacttacatacatatttatcgTGTGTGCACAACGTATTGAATTTTCTGGCTCAATAATAAGGTTTTGCCAGCTGGCAGGCTGTAAATTGTCAAAAGTGCAATTGTCAGTAAAATGGGTTGATTGTCTGTCACACACAGAAAGTCGACTCGTTGACCAACATTTCCCGCTGGCAATGATGCTAATTAAGTCCGGCGGTTGCTCCACATACTCCtcatatatataccatatataatatatagtatgtatctGTGTCTCTGATAGATCCGCTGCTGGACTGCgactgttgccattgccgttgccgttggcCAATACAGTTGGCCAGGTAAGGTCAACAAAAGCcaacttaattgaaattttcgcTACTATTAACAATTAAGAATGTGCGTGATGGGATTTCACATAGAGCCGAGGCACAAgattatgtatataaatggaATTTATGCACATGTGGAATATTTCATTGTGATATTAAAGCTAGGAATTTTTCTTAGCAATAAATAAGCTTATCAActctttaatataaattgaaattacaaaaatgttcgCTGCCAAGATTGTAATTAGTTTCACATTGAAATtgcagcaattgaaattttctttttagtcAGCCAACACTGTAGTTAAGTGCAGAAAAAGAATATGGAACAATGCATCGACGCTAcacgttattattattttcacttttcgaTTAACTtgggcaactgttgctgacACTTTTGCCATCAATTTAAATGCGGATGAAAAATTGACATTGTTCATGAtgaatcatcatcatcatcagcaacagcaacagcaaaagcaacaacaaaattcagCTCATCATTAAAGTTGCGTTGAATGTTTTGCTTGTGCTGTGtgagtatatttatttattttaaattgaacgcagttctctgtgtgtgttatggtttgtttttaattactcttgaagtgcaatttaaatgcactcTGCATCCATTTgctaatttatattaatttttatgcgaacgatcaaaatataattagcATACCCAATTATTCTCAGCCTCAATGTCAGTGTTCGCTGACATTTCATTAGCGGCATCAAATGTCCATCAATTCTCGTGGTTTCGCAcatcaaatattcaaatgccAATAATATCCATTAATAAAAGACATTAAAAAGGCAAATaacagcagacagacagagagacaatCCTTCTGCAATGTTTGCTCAAATCAAatgtatattcaattttaatttatttgaatacgTTATgggaatttctttttttcccgCTGTTATCTATGGAAACATCCTCAACGGTTGCTGTTGTAATAGGATCAATTAAATTCACAAGTCCAATAATTTCCGACTGCGACGTCGGGTGAATAAACTGAACTCAACTTTATCATCATTTCGCTTCTTAATGAGCTGAACATTTGAGACCATACAAGAGgatggagaaaaaaaaaaacggaaaaagaACACGGTTCGAGGGCAACTTTTTGGAAcagaaattttcaattaaatgttacACCAGAAACCTCAAAGGCAAATtgcgaaataaaaatgaaatgggCCACAATTAAATGGCCTCAGTCAAACGCAAACGCACAAAATGCAGACAAATTCTCAGCGTCGTTTCacatcaaatgaaatgaatttccaTCGAGCCCTCAAACTCGAAACTTTTTACCGATTGCCATACTTCGTGatgagatggagatggagaggaCAGGGGCCAAAGGTTTGTAATTCAAGctaaggacaacaacaaaagaaattttttggtttattttgcgCTCAATTTACAGCAATAAGTATCGCATCAGACACTTTTTGAAGTTTAATCCGAATCCGAGCTTCagagtagaagtagaagtagaaaaaaaattcgaaattgaTGCGCGACAAATATTAGCATAAACATAAAGCTTATAAGACGTTTATCAAAGTCCATATGTTGTGCCTAGTTGCTGGCGTGTTTCgacaataaattgcaaaa
Coding sequences:
- the LOC133838306 gene encoding probable serine/threonine-protein kinase yakA yields the protein MFPQAELENYKLQVELLQEKLQRSEDNRQQLEHKLDKVLQKRSEFDKCVRQKSRQKYQEFLEEQAKRNERNKKLVQMLERIDEQTAAMSQRSERLKMMKLQYQMYFAKLVQHQTLRSIQQTTAATTAMPVMLQPQAAAISNPTATTAAAAVGVATSAGQLLNPNPTQQQWAYPAQPGMLLAPQFTPQPMYMPMPVPDLYGGMSLGGGQALGTSNLFDLRATLRALDNENADLPERMTRSAAAAGEYQGDRGATPATSTTTTPCSPTRDKSVARELSSTSSTSLATSSLTFDKLPKTATLTELTETPAAAAASSVVAAVADDVGRPQMAGLRRGSQQQQQQQQQQMEQHQDAWPNSRVTKVEHEKSPSVAGHNEPGQQQHQQQQQQHNFEAYFGELKIDEPWQQLPSTTTAATTRPREDKLELNVRATGNGGGNGNGNGVGLVGGISNDLLDEVKASRAALQKAAAAVDEQLARGNQLSPTATATSNISNNEAAAKPRVSIENIENAIYGERLTGSATATTTAAATAAAATAAATAAATSAAAAAAAAVVATPTLGLFENAEQELDVDNTTHDAAQIDYGQYDAISYGETGEPSYASIEQQQQQQLPSSGAGEPLYSEIGNPTDYQPYAADAVNGAAASVQELNPADGAEGGAATAGGEAETQQQQEYSNMDYSNYDAAQYAAGYDPNAYPGYIYDETTGQYIADPNAAQYAPDGSYATQDYDAGTANYDYYGEQPQQEQQEQQQQEQQQQQQEVAYPMSENNSEGGELLEATPAPPASKPVKPTSILATTDKQAAPNDAHQQQSQQQPQQHQQQQQPKKKKRVNFVDSSETDDSSSAKPVQQETTTTNSNSNHPQAATASHPPGGSESDFDFSTGSEAKN